GAGTGATGGCATTTATGAAGCCCCAAATAATATTGAAAATAAAGATGTATGGTTAAAACGTGTGATTAAAGAAATTGAAACGAAAAATCCTCAAGAGGTTGCTGATTTATTAATGGAGAGAGTTATTCGTGAAAGTGGAGGAGTCATACATGATGATATGACTATTATTGTCTCGAAAATGGAACATCATACACCGCAGTGGGCGACTATATCGGTTCCACAAAAAGAATATGCATAACTAATGTGCATAAAGGAAGGGATGTTTTTGAGGTAACGTTTATATGAATCAAGCGTTGATTTGATAGTATATTTTCTCTCAATCTTGTAAATGATGTTAGTAATTACGAGAAATGGAGGAGAGAATATGCACAAAGGGACGTTACGCCAAATTCTTTTACTGACAGATGGATGCTCAAATAGCGGGGAAGATCCTGTTGCAATTGCAGCGTTAGCAAAAGAACAAGGGATGACCGTTAATGTCATTGGTGTTGTTGAACGTAACGAGATGAGTGAACGAGGAGTAACAGAAATAGAAAACATTGCAGAGGCCGGAGGTGGTATTAGTCAAGTAGTATACGCTCAACAACTATCACAAACTGTTCAAATGGTTACTAGAAAAGCAATGACACAAACGATTCAAGGTGTTGTGACAAAGGAATTACAACAACTACTCGGAGAAGAAAAAGAAATAGAGGATTTAGAGCCTGACAAAAGAGGAGAATTGATGGAAGTCGTTGATGACTTAGGGGAAACGGTTAATTTAGAGGTATTTATATTAGTTGATACAAGTGCGAGTATGAAAAATAAATTACCGATGGTCCAAGAGGCATTGATTGATTTATCGGTTAGTTTACGATCACGGTCTGGGGATAATGAATTTACACTTTATTCCTTCCCAGGGAAACGCAAAGATGTTGAGAAACTTATTAATTGGACACCTCATTTTGATTCCTTATCAAATGCTTTTAAAAAGCTTTCAACTTCAGGGATTACTCCAACAGGCCCTGCATTGCAAGAAGCGACACGGCTTATGTTGAAAAGGATGAAGAAACGAGGGTCAGACGATGAAGGAATTGAGTTCGAAGAAACAGGGATGTAAATTACACGTTAATCAGCACATCACTGGAAAGTGGCATAATAAGACGTACCGTGTGATTAGAGAATTAGGATATGGAGCAACAGGAACAGTTTACTTGGTCGACTCTGAGCACGGACCCTTAGCTTTAAAGATTGCAAGTGAAGCGATGTCCATTTCTTCAGAAGTGAATGTCCTCCGCCACTTTTCTAAGGTTCAAGGGCCCTCTCTTGGACCTTCTTTTTTTGATGTGGATGATTATGTATTTCAAAATCAAGTATACCCTTTTTATACAATGGAATATATAAAGGGGCAACCATTTTTACCATATATAAAAACAAAAGGGCCTGAATGGATTGGAGTACTTGTTATACAGCTACTTAATGATTTGCATCGACTACATGAAATTGGATGGATCTTTGGTGATTTGAAACCGGAAAACCTGCTTGTTTCAGAGAGTCCGACACGTGTTAGGTGGCTCGATGTTGGTGGAATGACAAGGTCAGGGCGAAGCATTAAAGAGTTTACAGAGTTTTTTGATCGAGGGTATTGGGGGCTCGGTAGCAGGAAAGCAGAACCTAGCTACGACTTGTTCTCTGTTTCAATGCTTCTCATTAATTGTGCATACCCGTCTCGCTTTGAGAAAAAAGGGATGGAAGGGGCCTCTTTTTTAATGGAGAAAGCCAAAAAAAGAGTAGAACTACACCCTTATCTTCCAATTATTCAAAAAGGGTTGGAAGGTAAATATAGCGATTCTCAATCGATGAAAAGAGATCTGCTGCATATCGTCAATACATCCTCATCGAATAAAAGAGGATATAAACAGCAAGTAGTAAAAAAACAACGATATCAACCGATAAAGGAAAAAAAAGAACCGAAAGTAGTTGTAAAAGAAAAGCGGATGTGGGTAGGTATTTTTGAATCGATGCTCGTTGCCTCTTTTCTTCTGATTCTATATATTCTATACTTATTTGGACAAAACGTGTGACAGAGTAAGCTTTGTCAGGAGAGGGTGTATCGATGGCCAAAGCTGATGAAGTAATGGACGTTTGCTTACTAGCAGGAGAAATCATGTTAAAGTATGGCGCAGAAACTTACCGGGTAGAGGAGACGCTCGAGCGAATGGCTAGAGCGGCCTCTTTTAAAAATGTTCATTGTTTTGCGACGACAACAGGGATCTTTATGTCTTTTGAAGAGGTGAAAGGCAAAGGAGACCTTATGCAAATGGTTCGTATTGATGACAGAATGCAAGATTTAAATAAAGTAACAGAAGTAAACCAAGTATCAAGGGAATTCGTTGCAGGTCAAATTACTGTTGAACAAGCACATAATAAGTTAGTAGACGTTGAAAAAGCCCCTTTGCAATATCCTCTTTGGCTTATACATTTTAGTGCTGGTGTAGCTGGAAGTGGGTTTTCTTACTTATTTGGAGGTGGCTGGTTTGACCTCATTCCTGCTTTTTTTGCCGCACTTATTTCAAGTTTAGTTGTTGTAGAGTTTGAGCGGTATTTCAGAGTACGCTTTGCAGCAGAGTTTGCAGCTGCTTTTAGCGGAGGCACGGCAGCAATTGTCCTTGTGTACTTTGGATTTGGATATAACCTTGACCAAATTATTATTGGCTCACTTATGCCACTCGTCCCGGGGGTGCCACTGACGAACGCTGTGCGCGACTTGATGTCAGGAGATTTACTTGCTGGTGTAAGTCGGGGAGCCGAGGCGCTTTTGACTTCATTATCAATTGCAA
The Bacillus shivajii DNA segment above includes these coding regions:
- a CDS encoding vWA domain-containing protein, with translation MHKGTLRQILLLTDGCSNSGEDPVAIAALAKEQGMTVNVIGVVERNEMSERGVTEIENIAEAGGGISQVVYAQQLSQTVQMVTRKAMTQTIQGVVTKELQQLLGEEKEIEDLEPDKRGELMEVVDDLGETVNLEVFILVDTSASMKNKLPMVQEALIDLSVSLRSRSGDNEFTLYSFPGKRKDVEKLINWTPHFDSLSNAFKKLSTSGITPTGPALQEATRLMLKRMKKRGSDDEGIEFEETGM
- a CDS encoding protein kinase domain-containing protein; translated protein: MKELSSKKQGCKLHVNQHITGKWHNKTYRVIRELGYGATGTVYLVDSEHGPLALKIASEAMSISSEVNVLRHFSKVQGPSLGPSFFDVDDYVFQNQVYPFYTMEYIKGQPFLPYIKTKGPEWIGVLVIQLLNDLHRLHEIGWIFGDLKPENLLVSESPTRVRWLDVGGMTRSGRSIKEFTEFFDRGYWGLGSRKAEPSYDLFSVSMLLINCAYPSRFEKKGMEGASFLMEKAKKRVELHPYLPIIQKGLEGKYSDSQSMKRDLLHIVNTSSSNKRGYKQQVVKKQRYQPIKEKKEPKVVVKEKRMWVGIFESMLVASFLLILYILYLFGQNV
- a CDS encoding threonine/serine exporter family protein codes for the protein MAKADEVMDVCLLAGEIMLKYGAETYRVEETLERMARAASFKNVHCFATTTGIFMSFEEVKGKGDLMQMVRIDDRMQDLNKVTEVNQVSREFVAGQITVEQAHNKLVDVEKAPLQYPLWLIHFSAGVAGSGFSYLFGGGWFDLIPAFFAALISSLVVVEFERYFRVRFAAEFAAAFSGGTAAIVLVYFGFGYNLDQIIIGSLMPLVPGVPLTNAVRDLMSGDLLAGVSRGAEALLTSLSIASGIALTISLFL